The following are encoded in a window of Perca flavescens isolate YP-PL-M2 chromosome 24, PFLA_1.0, whole genome shotgun sequence genomic DNA:
- the txndc16 gene encoding thioredoxin domain-containing protein 16 isoform X2 — protein MEKAARGKKDIVLGYVRSLGTQEHRSMMETAYVYGSKYQFILITGGPVLKHLGVNELSHSSRVWFLHCRVHSGFVIPMTCPLTLMRKPLSTLSLHSFLQLMEAPLVSEVYNDPSSVQPPQFPYQQTPQVFLFSRPTTAHLDLDTATTLAWRLRGLALLLLVHRQSPAVKTPDEYNAAYRLPEKSSEVKYLTLNDLDEVLELFTNQEREEEDEEEDEEEHSHFGHLDDEIAASVYENRGDLLDMDSITQLTSDNFHTAVAQSSLTVALFYLKWDAASMAFLSSFLDVAEGLTDSGVQMSAVDCGEWTDLCAAQPGSSRPIPFRPITAFPSVLLLRPQESAQHYRGMLGTEALHRFIMLSHPASPVLLSTQEEVTSFLQEVPHPKLAGYTPDRVLGLFETHRGAPLFTEAAKSLRGEVLTGLLTDGLAEKLAAEHSVDLPAVLVFPSWRTHAHPSALPVSNSAEELLSHINTALLHPLPELTVENLPSFLSLGKALLLLFVGEEEDEFGRRQNQVLVEEMRGVVELGGRRMEPYLACWIHLGRTPAGMSVLGSYLGSMPPLPALVLTHLPSRGEIYQYPPNMPIGAPSVLQWLQRIEDGTESAAGLLGEDSWPPAVKFYDFLKIMDMQEPNSAQQQTPEEEEEVDEKEVNMEEDVLEEATDSSSSSPTPNNNPHSEL, from the exons ATGGAGAAGGCAGCCAGAGGGAAGAAGGATATCGTGCTGGGTTACGTCCGCAGTCTGGGAACACAAG AGCACAGATCGATGATGGAGACAGCGTATGTGTACGGATCCAAATACCAGTTCATCCTTATAACTGGAGGCCCAGTTTTGAAGCACTTAGG TGTTAATGAGTTGTCTCACTCGTCTCGAGTGTGGTTCCTCCACTGTAGAGTTCACAGTGGGTTTGTGATCCCGATGACGTGTCCTTTGACCCTTATGAGGAAACCCCTGTCCACCCTGAGCCTCCACTCCTTTCTGCAGCTCATGGAGGCTCCACTGGTG TCTGAGGTTTACAACGACCCCTCCTCGGTCCAGCCCCCCCAGTTCCCCTACCAGCAGACCCCCCAGGTCTTCCTGTTCTCTCGTCCCACAACCGCTCACCTGGACCTGGACACGGCCACCACTCTGGCCTGGAGGCTCCGTGGCCTTGCCCTGCTGCTGCTTGTACACAG gcagagtcctgcagtgaaaaccCCCGATGAATACAATGCTGCTTACAGGCTGCCTGAGAAG AGTTCAGAGGTGAAATATTTGACCTTGAACGACCTTGATGAGGTGTTGGAGCTCTTTACAAatcaagagagagaggaagaggacgaagaggaggacgaggaggaacATTCCCATTTTG GCCATTTGGACGATGAAATTGCGGCGTCTGTCTACGAAAACCGAGGCGACTTGCTGGACATGGACTCAATTACCCAACTAACCTCTGACAACTTCCACACCGCAGTAGCTCAAAGCAGCCTGACAGTGGCGCTCTTCTACCTTAAAT GGGATGCTGCTTCAATGGCGTTTCTCAGCTCCTTCCTTGACGTTGCAGAGGGTCTTACAG ATTCCGGGGTCCAGATGAGTGCGGTCGACTGTGGAGAGTGGACCGACCTGTGTGCTGCTCAGCCGGGCAGCTCCCGCCCGATCCCGTTCCGGCCAATCACGGCCTTCCCCAGCGTCTTGCTGCTCCGCCCCCAGGAGTCGGCGCAGCACTACAGAGGCATGCTGGGTACTGAGGCGCTGCATCGCTTCATCATGCT GAGCCACCCAGCTTCTCCTGTGCTACTGTCTACCCAAGAGGAAGTGACGTCATTCCTTCAGGAAGTGCCTCACCCTAAGCTAGCAGGTTATACGCCTGACAGAGTACTGGGACTGTTTGAAACACACAGAG GTGCACCACTGTTTACTGAAGCAGCGAAGTCATTGAGAGGAGAGGTGCTGACTGGACTGCTGACAGATGGGCTCGCAGAGAAATT GGCAGCAGAGCACTCTGTGGACCTTCCTGCCGTGTTGGTGTTTCCATCTTGGAGGACACACGCTCATCCTTCCGCGCTGCCTGTGTCCAACTCTGCTGAAGAGCTGCTCTCGCACATTAACACTGCTCTGCTGCATCCACTG CCTGAGCTGACAGTGGAAAACCTGCCGTCCTTCCTCTCCCTGGGCAAAGCCCTCCTGCTCCTCTTTGTgggagaggaagaagatgaATTTGGGCGAAGGCAGAACCAGGTGCTGGtggaggagatgagaggagtGGTAGAGTTGGGAGGGCGGAGGATGGAGCCATACCTGGCCTGCTGGATCCATCT TGGCCGTACTCCAGCCGGTATGTCTGTCCTGGGATCATACCTGGGCTCTATGCCCCCCCTCCCTGCTCTGGTCCTCACCCATTTGCCCTCTAGGGGTGAAATCTACCAGTACCCCCCCAACATGCCCATAGGGGCCCCCTCTGTCCTGCAGTGGCTGCAGAGAATCGAGGATGGGACTGAGTCAGCAGCAG GGTTGTTGGGTGAGGATAGCTGGCCTCCTGCTGTCAAATTCTACGACTTCCTGAAAATCATGGACATGCAGGAACCCAACTCCGCCCAGCAGCAAACTcctgaagaggaagaggaggtggaCGAGAAAGAGGTGAACATGGAAGAAGATGTGTTAGAAGAAGCGACAgactcctcctccagctctccCACTCCTAACAACAACCCTCACTCTGAACTCTAA
- the txndc16 gene encoding thioredoxin domain-containing protein 16 isoform X1, producing MMWMCIAVFLLWMKSGGCTEKANTSDLMEYTAANFYEKLHSGKMMFIYFEHKVSRTISLFLVELEKSADALQDYGVLVGKVNCNKELVHAYCTEEWVLHTVFLFRGGKEFLGFDLDTVFDVNSIVSEVLFAILRDEVKYVHTDTDLLAMEKAARGKKDIVLGYVRSLGTQEHRSMMETAYVYGSKYQFILITGGPVLKHLGVNELSHSSRVWFLHCRVHSGFVIPMTCPLTLMRKPLSTLSLHSFLQLMEAPLVSEVYNDPSSVQPPQFPYQQTPQVFLFSRPTTAHLDLDTATTLAWRLRGLALLLLVHRQSPAVKTPDEYNAAYRLPEKSSEVKYLTLNDLDEVLELFTNQEREEEDEEEDEEEHSHFGHLDDEIAASVYENRGDLLDMDSITQLTSDNFHTAVAQSSLTVALFYLKWDAASMAFLSSFLDVAEGLTDSGVQMSAVDCGEWTDLCAAQPGSSRPIPFRPITAFPSVLLLRPQESAQHYRGMLGTEALHRFIMLSHPASPVLLSTQEEVTSFLQEVPHPKLAGYTPDRVLGLFETHRGAPLFTEAAKSLRGEVLTGLLTDGLAEKLAAEHSVDLPAVLVFPSWRTHAHPSALPVSNSAEELLSHINTALLHPLPELTVENLPSFLSLGKALLLLFVGEEEDEFGRRQNQVLVEEMRGVVELGGRRMEPYLACWIHLGRTPAGMSVLGSYLGSMPPLPALVLTHLPSRGEIYQYPPNMPIGAPSVLQWLQRIEDGTESAAGLLGEDSWPPAVKFYDFLKIMDMQEPNSAQQQTPEEEEEVDEKEVNMEEDVLEEATDSSSSSPTPNNNPHSEL from the exons ATGATGTGGATGTGTATTGCTGTTTTCCTGCTGTGGATGAAGTCAGGAGGATGCACAGAGAAAGCGAACACATCAGACCTGATGGAATACACAGCTGCAAACTTCTATGAGAAATTGCATTCGGGGAAGATGATGTTTATCTATTTTGAGCATAAAG TCTCTCGAACCATCTCTCTCTTCTTGGTGGAGTTGGAGAAGTCTGCTGATGCTCTGCAGGATTATGGAGTACTGGTTGGCAAG GTAAACTGCAATAAAGAACTGGTTCATGCATACTGCACAGAAGAATGGGTGCTGCACACAGTGTTTCTGTTCAG GGGTGGTAAAGAGTTCTTGGGTTTTGATTTGGACACTGTGTTTGACGTCAACTCCATAGTCTCTGAAGTCCTCTT TGCCATTCTGCGTGACGAGGTAAAGTATGTTCACACAGACACTGACCTGCTGGCCATGGAGAAGGCAGCCAGAGGGAAGAAGGATATCGTGCTGGGTTACGTCCGCAGTCTGGGAACACAAG AGCACAGATCGATGATGGAGACAGCGTATGTGTACGGATCCAAATACCAGTTCATCCTTATAACTGGAGGCCCAGTTTTGAAGCACTTAGG TGTTAATGAGTTGTCTCACTCGTCTCGAGTGTGGTTCCTCCACTGTAGAGTTCACAGTGGGTTTGTGATCCCGATGACGTGTCCTTTGACCCTTATGAGGAAACCCCTGTCCACCCTGAGCCTCCACTCCTTTCTGCAGCTCATGGAGGCTCCACTGGTG TCTGAGGTTTACAACGACCCCTCCTCGGTCCAGCCCCCCCAGTTCCCCTACCAGCAGACCCCCCAGGTCTTCCTGTTCTCTCGTCCCACAACCGCTCACCTGGACCTGGACACGGCCACCACTCTGGCCTGGAGGCTCCGTGGCCTTGCCCTGCTGCTGCTTGTACACAG gcagagtcctgcagtgaaaaccCCCGATGAATACAATGCTGCTTACAGGCTGCCTGAGAAG AGTTCAGAGGTGAAATATTTGACCTTGAACGACCTTGATGAGGTGTTGGAGCTCTTTACAAatcaagagagagaggaagaggacgaagaggaggacgaggaggaacATTCCCATTTTG GCCATTTGGACGATGAAATTGCGGCGTCTGTCTACGAAAACCGAGGCGACTTGCTGGACATGGACTCAATTACCCAACTAACCTCTGACAACTTCCACACCGCAGTAGCTCAAAGCAGCCTGACAGTGGCGCTCTTCTACCTTAAAT GGGATGCTGCTTCAATGGCGTTTCTCAGCTCCTTCCTTGACGTTGCAGAGGGTCTTACAG ATTCCGGGGTCCAGATGAGTGCGGTCGACTGTGGAGAGTGGACCGACCTGTGTGCTGCTCAGCCGGGCAGCTCCCGCCCGATCCCGTTCCGGCCAATCACGGCCTTCCCCAGCGTCTTGCTGCTCCGCCCCCAGGAGTCGGCGCAGCACTACAGAGGCATGCTGGGTACTGAGGCGCTGCATCGCTTCATCATGCT GAGCCACCCAGCTTCTCCTGTGCTACTGTCTACCCAAGAGGAAGTGACGTCATTCCTTCAGGAAGTGCCTCACCCTAAGCTAGCAGGTTATACGCCTGACAGAGTACTGGGACTGTTTGAAACACACAGAG GTGCACCACTGTTTACTGAAGCAGCGAAGTCATTGAGAGGAGAGGTGCTGACTGGACTGCTGACAGATGGGCTCGCAGAGAAATT GGCAGCAGAGCACTCTGTGGACCTTCCTGCCGTGTTGGTGTTTCCATCTTGGAGGACACACGCTCATCCTTCCGCGCTGCCTGTGTCCAACTCTGCTGAAGAGCTGCTCTCGCACATTAACACTGCTCTGCTGCATCCACTG CCTGAGCTGACAGTGGAAAACCTGCCGTCCTTCCTCTCCCTGGGCAAAGCCCTCCTGCTCCTCTTTGTgggagaggaagaagatgaATTTGGGCGAAGGCAGAACCAGGTGCTGGtggaggagatgagaggagtGGTAGAGTTGGGAGGGCGGAGGATGGAGCCATACCTGGCCTGCTGGATCCATCT TGGCCGTACTCCAGCCGGTATGTCTGTCCTGGGATCATACCTGGGCTCTATGCCCCCCCTCCCTGCTCTGGTCCTCACCCATTTGCCCTCTAGGGGTGAAATCTACCAGTACCCCCCCAACATGCCCATAGGGGCCCCCTCTGTCCTGCAGTGGCTGCAGAGAATCGAGGATGGGACTGAGTCAGCAGCAG GGTTGTTGGGTGAGGATAGCTGGCCTCCTGCTGTCAAATTCTACGACTTCCTGAAAATCATGGACATGCAGGAACCCAACTCCGCCCAGCAGCAAACTcctgaagaggaagaggaggtggaCGAGAAAGAGGTGAACATGGAAGAAGATGTGTTAGAAGAAGCGACAgactcctcctccagctctccCACTCCTAACAACAACCCTCACTCTGAACTCTAA